The proteins below are encoded in one region of Bombus vancouverensis nearcticus chromosome 8, iyBomVanc1_principal, whole genome shotgun sequence:
- the Fa2h gene encoding fatty acid 2-hydroxylase isoform X1: MAKTTDSIRDVRKRTTESKSELQSMENKQNNDFLVNYQNQSYNIQKFIRYHPGGTKILRYFKNRSLEKAFEEFPHSQAAFHLLQEFTLNQEKYQKYENLIDWDKAILGQVGSLGHHYWEWVNLPVYRDIKLFKSNILESLTITPWYLIPIVWIPMSLYFFYNGLARIAAINTESTVFEPLTSFIFGIFIWTMLEYVVHREVFHFKPPDNSKLFITLHFLLHGVHHKAPFDKRRLVFPILPALLVAKLLLMIYNMVFPQTIFYFILSGTMTGIGIKIFIFIDFIININDVSNVKKICLIGYMIYDLTHYYLHHGAPKFGTYMYLMKRNHNYHHFLHHDLGFGITSKLWDYIFRTNICLRQLLKPIEW; the protein is encoded by the exons ATGGCGAAGACCACGGACTCTATTCGCGATGTACGCAAGCGTACCACAGAATCCAAATCTGAATTACAATCAATGGAAAACAAGCAAAACAATGACTTTTTAGTTAACTATCAAAATCAATCTTACAATATACAAAAGTTTATTCGGTATCACCCCGGTGGAACGAAGATATTGAGATACTTTAAAAATCGAAGCTTAGAGAAGGCGTTCGAAGAATTTCCCCACTCGCAAGCGGCATTCCACCTGTTGCAGGAGTTCACGTTGAATcaagaaaaatatcaaaaatacgaA AATCTGATCGATTGGGACAAAGCTATACTTGGACAAGTAGGTTCACTGGGTCATCATTATTGGGAATGGGTCAATTTACCAGTGTATAGGGATATTAAACTTTTCAAGTCAAACATCTTAGAAAGTTTAACAATTACTCCTTGGTATCTGATACCGATAGTATGGATTCCGATGTCTCTTTACTTCTTTTATAACGGATTGGCACGCATCGCTGCCATCAATACCg AAAGCACCGTGTTTGAACCTTTAACTTCGTTTATATTCGGTATATTCATATGGACTATGTTAGAATACGTAGTTCATCGTGAAGTTTTTCACTTTAAACCACCGGATAACTCGAAACTATTTATTACTTTGCACTTTTTACTACACGGTGTACATCACAAG GCGCCATTTGATAAAAGAAGATTAGTATTTCCTATTCTACCAGCTTTATTGGTAGCAAAACTGTTACTAATGATTTATAATATGGTGTTTCCACAaacgattttttattttatactctCTGGTACAATGACAGGTATTggcattaaaatatttatatttattgattttatcATAAATATCAATGATGtatcaaatgtaaaaaaaatttgtCTCATAGGCTATATGATTTACGACTTAACACATTATTATCTACATCATGGCGCGCCGAAATTTGGAACATACATGTACTTAATGAAAAGGAATCATAACTATCATCATTTTTTACATCATGATCTAG GTTTTGGTATCACCAGTAAACTATGGGATTATATATTCAGAACGAATATTTGTTTGCGGCAATTGTTGAAGCCCATTGAATGGTAA
- the Fa2h gene encoding fatty acid 2-hydroxylase isoform X2 has product MAKTTDSIRDVRKRTTESKSELQSMENKQNNDFLVNYQNQSYNIQKFIRYHPGGTKILRYFKNRSLEKAFEEFPHSQAAFHLLQEFTLNQEKYQKYENLIDWDKAILGQVGSLGHHYWEWVNLPVYRDIKLFKSNILESLTITPWYLIPIVWIPMSLYFFYNGLARIAAINTESTVFEPLTSFIFGIFIWTMLEYVVHREVFHFKPPDNSKLFITLHFLLHGVHHKAPFDKRRLVFPILPALLVAKLLLMIYNMVFPQTIFYFILSGTMTGYMIYDLTHYYLHHGAPKFGTYMYLMKRNHNYHHFLHHDLGFGITSKLWDYIFRTNICLRQLLKPIEW; this is encoded by the exons ATGGCGAAGACCACGGACTCTATTCGCGATGTACGCAAGCGTACCACAGAATCCAAATCTGAATTACAATCAATGGAAAACAAGCAAAACAATGACTTTTTAGTTAACTATCAAAATCAATCTTACAATATACAAAAGTTTATTCGGTATCACCCCGGTGGAACGAAGATATTGAGATACTTTAAAAATCGAAGCTTAGAGAAGGCGTTCGAAGAATTTCCCCACTCGCAAGCGGCATTCCACCTGTTGCAGGAGTTCACGTTGAATcaagaaaaatatcaaaaatacgaA AATCTGATCGATTGGGACAAAGCTATACTTGGACAAGTAGGTTCACTGGGTCATCATTATTGGGAATGGGTCAATTTACCAGTGTATAGGGATATTAAACTTTTCAAGTCAAACATCTTAGAAAGTTTAACAATTACTCCTTGGTATCTGATACCGATAGTATGGATTCCGATGTCTCTTTACTTCTTTTATAACGGATTGGCACGCATCGCTGCCATCAATACCg AAAGCACCGTGTTTGAACCTTTAACTTCGTTTATATTCGGTATATTCATATGGACTATGTTAGAATACGTAGTTCATCGTGAAGTTTTTCACTTTAAACCACCGGATAACTCGAAACTATTTATTACTTTGCACTTTTTACTACACGGTGTACATCACAAG GCGCCATTTGATAAAAGAAGATTAGTATTTCCTATTCTACCAGCTTTATTGGTAGCAAAACTGTTACTAATGATTTATAATATGGTGTTTCCACAaacgattttttattttatactctCTGGTACAATGACAG GCTATATGATTTACGACTTAACACATTATTATCTACATCATGGCGCGCCGAAATTTGGAACATACATGTACTTAATGAAAAGGAATCATAACTATCATCATTTTTTACATCATGATCTAG GTTTTGGTATCACCAGTAAACTATGGGATTATATATTCAGAACGAATATTTGTTTGCGGCAATTGTTGAAGCCCATTGAATGGTAA
- the kappaB-Ras gene encoding NFKB inhibitor interacting Ras like 1 isoform X3, producing MGKTTKVVVCGMKGVGKTALLEQLIYGNVNAKTEIHPTIEDIYVANIETDRGTKEKVRFYDTAGLESPQNNANNQQLPRHYLGFADGYVLVYDTAKPESLDVLFPLKKDIDRNKDKKEITMIVIGNRTKAEEESHSLENIASKAANWCTREKLKHYEVECRLRVGKFFERLL from the exons ATGGGGAAAACGACAAAAGTAGTTGTTTGTGGAATGAAAGGAGTAGGAAAGACTGCATTATTGGAACAACTCATATATGGAAATGTCAATGCCAAAACA gaaatacaCCCTACGATCGAAGATATTTATGTCGCAAATATAGAAACTGATCGCGGTACGAAAGAAAAAGTGCGATTTTATGACACTGCGGGACTGGAATCTCCTCAGAATAATGCAAATAATCAGCAACTACCTCGACATTACCTTGGTTTCGCTGATGGATACGTTTTAGTTTACGATACCGCAAAACCTGAATCTTTGGATGTGTTGTTCCCATTGAAAAAGGATATTGACAGGAATAAagacaaaaaagaaataacCATGATCGTTATTGGAAATCGAACTAAAGCTGAGGAAGAATCTCATAGTTTGGAGAATATAGCAAGCAAAGCTGCAAATTGGTGTACTAGAGAGAAACTGAAACATTATGAG GTGGAATGCCGCTTGCGAGTGGGGAAATTCTTCGAACGCCTTCTCTAA
- the kappaB-Ras gene encoding NFKB inhibitor interacting Ras like 1 isoform X2 encodes MGKTTKVVVCGMKGVGKTALLEQLIYGNVNAKTEIHPTIEDIYVANIETDRGTKEKVRFYDTAGLESPQNNANNQQLPRHYLGFADGYVLVYDTAKPESLDVLFPLKKDIDRNKDKKEITMIVIGNRTKAEEESHSLENIASKAANWCTREKLKHYEFVYNLPLRMDRFTIQWASTIAANKYSF; translated from the exons ATGGGGAAAACGACAAAAGTAGTTGTTTGTGGAATGAAAGGAGTAGGAAAGACTGCATTATTGGAACAACTCATATATGGAAATGTCAATGCCAAAACA gaaatacaCCCTACGATCGAAGATATTTATGTCGCAAATATAGAAACTGATCGCGGTACGAAAGAAAAAGTGCGATTTTATGACACTGCGGGACTGGAATCTCCTCAGAATAATGCAAATAATCAGCAACTACCTCGACATTACCTTGGTTTCGCTGATGGATACGTTTTAGTTTACGATACCGCAAAACCTGAATCTTTGGATGTGTTGTTCCCATTGAAAAAGGATATTGACAGGAATAAagacaaaaaagaaataacCATGATCGTTATTGGAAATCGAACTAAAGCTGAGGAAGAATCTCATAGTTTGGAGAATATAGCAAGCAAAGCTGCAAATTGGTGTACTAGAGAGAAACTGAAACATTATGAG TTCGTATATAATTTACCATTACGGATGGATCGATTTACCATTCAATGGGCTTCAACAATTGCCGCAAACAAATATTCGTTCTGA
- the kappaB-Ras gene encoding NFKB inhibitor interacting Ras like 1 isoform X1 has translation MGKTTKVVVCGMKGVGKTALLEQLIYGNVNAKTEIHPTIEDIYVANIETDRGTKEKVRFYDTAGLESPQNNANNQQLPRHYLGFADGYVLVYDTAKPESLDVLFPLKKDIDRNKDKKEITMIVIGNRTKAEEESHSLENIASKAANWCTREKLKHYEVNVMDRASLFEAFVNLSSRLNPPTNKSTFPQLSMGRKNIKVDGL, from the exons ATGGGGAAAACGACAAAAGTAGTTGTTTGTGGAATGAAAGGAGTAGGAAAGACTGCATTATTGGAACAACTCATATATGGAAATGTCAATGCCAAAACA gaaatacaCCCTACGATCGAAGATATTTATGTCGCAAATATAGAAACTGATCGCGGTACGAAAGAAAAAGTGCGATTTTATGACACTGCGGGACTGGAATCTCCTCAGAATAATGCAAATAATCAGCAACTACCTCGACATTACCTTGGTTTCGCTGATGGATACGTTTTAGTTTACGATACCGCAAAACCTGAATCTTTGGATGTGTTGTTCCCATTGAAAAAGGATATTGACAGGAATAAagacaaaaaagaaataacCATGATCGTTATTGGAAATCGAACTAAAGCTGAGGAAGAATCTCATAGTTTGGAGAATATAGCAAGCAAAGCTGCAAATTGGTGTACTAGAGAGAAACTGAAACATTATGAGGTAAATGTTATGGATAGAGCAAGTTTGTTTGAAGCATTCGTTAATTTATCGTCTAGGTTGAATCCTCCTACAAATAAGAGCACATTCCCACAGTTAAGTATGGGTAGAAAAAACATAAAAGTTGATGGACTTTAA
- the kappaB-Ras gene encoding NFKB inhibitor interacting Ras like 1 isoform X4, whose protein sequence is MGKTTKVVVCGMKGVGKTALLEQLIYGNVNAKTEIHPTIEDIYVANIETDRGTKEKVRFYDTAGLESPQNNANNQQLPRHYLGFADGYVLVYDTAKPESLDVLFPLKKDIDRNKDKKEITMIVIGNRTKAEEESHSLENIASKAANWCTREKLKHYEI, encoded by the exons ATGGGGAAAACGACAAAAGTAGTTGTTTGTGGAATGAAAGGAGTAGGAAAGACTGCATTATTGGAACAACTCATATATGGAAATGTCAATGCCAAAACA gaaatacaCCCTACGATCGAAGATATTTATGTCGCAAATATAGAAACTGATCGCGGTACGAAAGAAAAAGTGCGATTTTATGACACTGCGGGACTGGAATCTCCTCAGAATAATGCAAATAATCAGCAACTACCTCGACATTACCTTGGTTTCGCTGATGGATACGTTTTAGTTTACGATACCGCAAAACCTGAATCTTTGGATGTGTTGTTCCCATTGAAAAAGGATATTGACAGGAATAAagacaaaaaagaaataacCATGATCGTTATTGGAAATCGAACTAAAGCTGAGGAAGAATCTCATAGTTTGGAGAATATAGCAAGCAAAGCTGCAAATTGGTGTACTAGAGAGAAACTGAAACATTATGAG